Proteins encoded by one window of Candidatus Aramenus sp. CH1:
- a CDS encoding ATP-binding protein, with product MLRIAINELGAPNIYVDLRKFEDRAYIPYKDFLLEVEKEVRKLTKRFPSLLDFLRGIKGVNAAGNEITFNWGKKDKLNFTDLLETLNDWAEERVVVAFDEAQDLINLRGADLLNPLAYVFDNLRKVKVVMSGSEMRLLYRFLGVDNPKSPLFGRAMNEVELKPFSREDSVEFLKRGFEEAKVEFRKHERAYEELGGIPGWLTYFGYYYVNTRDFDESIRRTTRRAKELVLEEFENFLSKRPIARGRYLAIMRKVAEGCSRWSEIKRALELHEGREINDSEVYNYINSLMESSWIVKDEEREVYCPVEKLIAGLQGLGTADKKFAGQT from the coding sequence GTGCTGAGGATAGCCATCAACGAGCTCGGCGCGCCCAACATATACGTGGATTTAAGGAAGTTCGAGGACAGGGCGTACATTCCCTACAAGGACTTCCTGCTGGAGGTGGAGAAGGAGGTGAGAAAGCTCACAAAGAGGTTCCCCTCCCTGTTGGACTTCCTCAGGGGGATCAAGGGCGTCAACGCAGCGGGGAACGAAATAACGTTCAACTGGGGGAAGAAGGACAAGCTCAACTTCACCGACCTCCTGGAGACGCTGAACGACTGGGCTGAAGAAAGGGTAGTGGTGGCGTTTGACGAGGCCCAGGACCTAATTAACTTAAGGGGGGCCGACTTGCTCAACCCCCTAGCCTACGTCTTCGACAACTTGAGGAAGGTCAAGGTGGTCATGAGCGGTAGCGAGATGAGGTTGCTCTACCGTTTCCTCGGAGTGGACAACCCCAAGTCCCCCCTGTTTGGGAGGGCCATGAACGAGGTGGAGCTAAAGCCCTTTAGCAGGGAGGATAGCGTGGAGTTCTTGAAGAGGGGCTTTGAGGAGGCCAAAGTGGAGTTCAGGAAGCACGAGAGAGCGTACGAGGAGCTAGGGGGCATCCCGGGCTGGCTGACGTACTTTGGCTACTACTACGTGAACACCAGGGACTTCGACGAAAGCATTAGGAGGACGACAAGGAGGGCGAAGGAGCTCGTTTTGGAGGAGTTCGAGAACTTCCTCTCCAAGAGGCCAATAGCAAGGGGAAGGTACTTAGCAATAATGAGGAAGGTGGCAGAGGGCTGTAGTAGGTGGAGCGAGATAAAGAGGGCCTTGGAGCTCCACGAGGGCAGGGAGATAAACGACTCGGAGGTCTACAACTACATCAACAGCCTCATGGAGTCCTCGTGGATAGTGAAGGACGAGGAGAGGGAGGTCTACTGCCCCGTGGAGAAGCTTATAGCGGGCCTTCAAGGACTAGGGACGGCAGACAAAAAGTTCGCGGGGCAGACTTAA
- a CDS encoding TatD family hydrolase, whose amino-acid sequence MYYDAHCHYVNLKKKYEGFVIASVGMDYRSSLANLELKDENVLKGVGIHPWNVGKEKLEEVLSLVEGADFLGEIGLDYRLSSASRKLQAKYFEAFLEEGQGKTVNVHALDAWADALKLLLNHDVERAILHWYSGPTDLLKDIEGAGYFVTINPSVTFQAKHRAVLERAPLEILLTESDGGYEYKGKLLEPTDVIPTLEFIAKVKEIELEEVKRKVEENFKKAFKL is encoded by the coding sequence GTGTACTACGACGCCCACTGTCACTACGTTAACCTAAAGAAGAAGTACGAGGGCTTCGTGATAGCCTCCGTCGGCATGGACTACCGCTCCTCCTTGGCCAACCTCGAGCTCAAGGACGAGAACGTCTTGAAGGGCGTTGGGATACACCCGTGGAACGTGGGGAAGGAGAAGCTAGAGGAAGTGTTGTCCCTAGTGGAGGGGGCCGACTTCCTAGGGGAAATAGGGCTTGACTATAGGCTCTCCAGCGCCTCAAGGAAGCTACAAGCCAAGTACTTCGAGGCCTTCTTGGAGGAGGGCCAGGGCAAGACGGTAAACGTCCACGCGCTTGACGCTTGGGCAGACGCCCTAAAGTTGCTCCTGAACCACGACGTGGAGAGGGCAATACTGCACTGGTACTCCGGGCCAACTGACCTCTTGAAGGACATAGAGGGTGCGGGATACTTCGTGACAATAAACCCCTCCGTGACCTTTCAAGCGAAACACAGGGCGGTGTTAGAGAGGGCACCACTAGAGATCCTCTTGACGGAGAGCGACGGTGGCTACGAGTACAAGGGGAAACTGCTCGAGCCCACAGACGTGATCCCCACGCTGGAGTTCATAGCAAAAGTCAAAGAAATAGAGTTAGAGGAGGTAAAAAGAAAGGTTGAGGAGAACTTCAAGAAGGCCTTTAAGCTGTGA
- a CDS encoding metallopeptidase, producing the protein MDLEKAEDVRRLAEEINRKVGLGLDLTRVEFLRSRGARTTAVARTLSLPPQWRFVLGEEKVYIVEVISEKFDPLECVDKAFVVLHELLHIPKRMGGGLRNHNSKEFKRVGRLMRKLDGVCDTPKS; encoded by the coding sequence ATGGATTTGGAGAAAGCGGAAGACGTTAGGAGGCTAGCAGAGGAAATAAACAGGAAGGTCGGGCTCGGCCTCGACCTGACCAGGGTGGAGTTCCTTAGATCCAGGGGTGCAAGGACCACGGCCGTGGCCAGGACGCTCTCCCTCCCTCCACAGTGGAGGTTCGTGCTTGGGGAGGAGAAGGTCTACATCGTTGAGGTGATAAGCGAGAAGTTCGACCCACTGGAGTGCGTTGACAAGGCCTTTGTCGTCCTCCACGAGCTACTCCACATACCAAAGAGGATGGGAGGAGGGCTCAGGAACCACAACTCCAAGGAGTTCAAGAGGGTAGGAAGGCTAATGAGGAAGCTGGACGGCGTCTGCGATACCCCAAAAAGTTAA